A stretch of Paraburkholderia phenazinium DNA encodes these proteins:
- a CDS encoding sodium:solute symporter family protein, with the protein MSSALVIIALFTAFALYLGLRAKRGHDMSLEQWTVGGRSFGTAFVFLLMAGEIYTTFTFLGGSGFAYGKGAPVYYILAYGSLAYILSYWMLPPIWRFAKAQRLISQPHFFARKYDSPALGVLVALVGVAALIPYLVLQLKGLGIIVATTSYGAISSTSAVWIGAAVVTCYVIVSGVRGSAWNSVVKDTLILAIVLFLGIYLPIHYYGGLSDMFRTIDAAKPGFLTFPAKGSSVAWFQSTVLLTALGFFMWPHTFGSVFTAKDERIFRRNAIVLPLYQLILLFVFFVGFAAVLKVPGLKGGDIDLSLFKLSLQTFDPWFVGIIGGAGVLTALVPGSMILNTASTLLANDVYRGLLKRDAADESVKKLARVLVPVVALVAVAFTLHGGETIVALLLMGYSFVTQLFPAMVCSLAPHNRATKQGAFCGILAGVAVVAVTTLMHLSMGQLFPFLPDVAKDVNIGFVALALNIIVFVLVSAVTQPRASGQQPAHTQVH; encoded by the coding sequence ATGAGCAGCGCTCTCGTTATCATCGCCCTCTTCACGGCATTCGCGCTGTATCTCGGACTGCGTGCCAAGCGCGGTCACGACATGAGTCTCGAACAGTGGACCGTCGGCGGCCGCAGTTTCGGCACCGCGTTCGTGTTCCTGCTGATGGCGGGTGAGATCTACACCACCTTCACCTTTCTCGGCGGCAGCGGGTTCGCCTACGGCAAGGGTGCGCCGGTCTATTACATTCTCGCTTACGGGTCGCTTGCCTACATCCTGTCGTACTGGATGCTGCCGCCCATCTGGCGCTTCGCCAAAGCCCAGCGGTTGATCTCGCAGCCGCACTTCTTCGCGCGCAAATACGACAGCCCGGCTTTGGGCGTGCTGGTCGCGCTGGTCGGCGTGGCTGCGCTGATTCCGTATCTGGTACTGCAACTGAAGGGACTCGGCATCATCGTCGCAACCACCTCGTATGGCGCGATCTCGTCGACCTCCGCCGTCTGGATCGGTGCCGCGGTGGTGACGTGCTACGTGATCGTCTCGGGGGTGCGCGGCTCGGCGTGGAACTCGGTCGTCAAGGACACGCTGATTCTGGCGATCGTGCTGTTTCTCGGCATCTATCTGCCGATCCATTACTACGGTGGCCTTAGCGATATGTTCCGGACGATCGACGCCGCCAAACCCGGCTTCCTCACTTTCCCCGCCAAGGGGTCGAGTGTGGCCTGGTTCCAGTCGACCGTACTGCTCACCGCGCTTGGGTTTTTCATGTGGCCGCACACCTTCGGCTCGGTATTTACAGCCAAGGACGAACGCATTTTCCGTCGCAACGCGATCGTGCTGCCGCTCTATCAGCTGATCCTGCTGTTCGTGTTCTTCGTTGGTTTTGCGGCCGTGCTGAAAGTGCCGGGCCTGAAAGGCGGCGATATCGATCTCTCGCTGTTCAAGTTGTCGTTGCAGACCTTCGATCCCTGGTTTGTCGGGATCATCGGCGGCGCGGGCGTGCTGACCGCGCTGGTGCCGGGCTCGATGATCCTCAACACGGCCTCGACCCTGCTCGCCAATGACGTGTACCGCGGCCTGCTCAAGCGCGATGCAGCCGACGAGTCAGTCAAGAAGCTTGCACGCGTTCTGGTGCCTGTCGTCGCTCTGGTCGCCGTGGCTTTCACGTTGCATGGCGGCGAAACCATCGTCGCATTGCTGTTGATGGGCTACAGTTTCGTCACCCAGCTGTTTCCGGCCATGGTGTGCAGCCTCGCGCCGCATAACCGGGCGACCAAACAGGGGGCGTTCTGCGGAATTCTGGCCGGCGTGGCGGTGGTGGCAGTGACGACGCTGATGCATCTCAGCATGGGCCAGTTATTCCCGTTCCTGCCCGATGTCGCCAAGGACGTGAATATCGGTTTTGTCGCACTGGCCTTGAATATCATCGTATTCGTGCTGGTCAGCGCGGTCACGCAGCCGCGCGCCAGCGGGCAACAGCCGGCGCATACGCAAGTGCATTGA
- a CDS encoding DUF3311 domain-containing protein — translation MFLRILAALPFIGILLGVPFVNRVEPLVLGMPFVLAWIVLWVILISIIMGIVYRLDPTNRQTAVDTEEARS, via the coding sequence ATGTTCCTTCGCATTCTCGCCGCGCTGCCGTTCATCGGCATCCTGCTCGGCGTGCCGTTCGTCAACCGTGTCGAGCCGCTCGTGCTGGGCATGCCATTCGTGCTTGCATGGATCGTCCTGTGGGTGATCCTGATCTCGATCATCATGGGGATCGTCTACCGGCTCGATCCGACCAATCGTCAGACCGCCGTCGATACCGAAGAGGCCCGATCATGA
- a CDS encoding MarC family protein produces the protein MVESLISDILFGFTGLISIINPFGIAFVFLDRTASLTTEERTALARKIAINVMCVLLVAFFLGTPVLHFFGISMEALRIGGGLAVAVAGWNMLNAPDTPPAESAVKRVDAENATSRAFFPFTVPLTTGPGSLATAIALNANRTHKLSEFVLSSIASVVISIIVAVVVYVTYSRAVIFARYLGVEGTKVAMRVSSFLLLCIGVQIILTGFSEFLIPIAQLPPK, from the coding sequence ATGGTGGAAAGTCTGATCTCGGACATTCTGTTTGGGTTTACCGGATTGATCAGCATCATCAATCCATTCGGCATTGCCTTCGTTTTCCTTGACCGGACTGCATCGCTTACCACTGAAGAACGCACCGCGCTGGCGCGCAAGATTGCCATCAACGTGATGTGCGTGCTGCTCGTCGCGTTCTTCCTCGGCACGCCTGTTCTGCATTTTTTCGGCATTTCGATGGAAGCGCTGCGCATCGGCGGTGGCTTGGCTGTCGCGGTCGCCGGCTGGAACATGCTCAATGCGCCCGATACGCCGCCGGCGGAATCCGCCGTCAAGCGGGTCGATGCGGAGAACGCCACGTCACGGGCTTTCTTCCCGTTCACGGTGCCGTTGACCACCGGGCCGGGTTCGCTCGCCACGGCTATCGCGCTGAACGCGAACCGAACCCACAAGCTGTCCGAGTTCGTGCTGTCGAGCATCGCGTCGGTCGTGATCTCGATCATCGTGGCCGTGGTGGTCTATGTCACCTATAGCCGTGCCGTCATTTTTGCCCGCTATCTTGGCGTCGAAGGCACCAAGGTGGCGATGCGGGTGTCGTCGTTTCTGCTGCTCTGCATTGGCGTGCAGATCATATTGACGGGTTTTTCGGAGTTTCTGATTCCTATCGCGCAGTTGCCGCCGAAGTAG
- a CDS encoding type II toxin-antitoxin system HicA family toxin, with protein sequence MFAEIESLIVALGGEVREGAGSRIAFELNGSRRYLHRPHPGKDAKRYQVEEVREWFIELGVTP encoded by the coding sequence GTGTTCGCGGAAATTGAATCACTGATCGTTGCGTTAGGAGGCGAAGTCAGGGAAGGCGCCGGTTCGCGGATTGCATTCGAATTGAATGGCAGTCGACGATATTTGCATCGACCGCATCCGGGCAAGGACGCGAAAAGGTATCAGGTGGAGGAAGTGCGGGAATGGTTCATCGAATTGGGAGTAACGCCATGA
- a CDS encoding type II toxin-antitoxin system HicB family antitoxin, whose protein sequence is MMNAMTYKGYLGKVGFDPADNIFVGHVLGVSDRITFHGETVAGLTADFRKAIDHYLDDCEKTGREPQKAASGKLMLRIRPEVHAAVSVAAAAAGKSISQWADEVLDQASHAFG, encoded by the coding sequence ATGATGAATGCAATGACCTATAAGGGTTATCTGGGCAAGGTCGGATTCGATCCAGCCGACAACATTTTTGTTGGACATGTGCTCGGTGTGTCGGACCGCATCACTTTCCACGGCGAAACAGTAGCCGGGTTGACGGCTGACTTTCGCAAAGCAATCGATCACTACCTGGACGATTGTGAGAAGACCGGGCGGGAACCTCAAAAGGCCGCGTCGGGCAAACTCATGCTCCGCATCCGCCCCGAGGTCCATGCCGCAGTCAGTGTCGCCGCCGCGGCAGCTGGTAAAAGTATTAGTCAATGGGCCGACGAGGTGTTGGACCAGGCTTCGCACGCGTTCGGGTAA